From the Myxococcales bacterium genome, one window contains:
- a CDS encoding peptide ABC transporter substrate-binding protein, with product MTRPHPTTLVALVALVAGCGLPDREYFGPVPTVDDPRHLRWCNSGEPDSLDPAEGQSTTVTPLMYALFDGLVIFGDDGLPEPGFAARWEVDPDQRRVTFHLRPEARWSNGRPLTAYDVAFQVVRVLHPATASVNADALDWMKNNLGYLEQRVRVLLRPSGGLPAGTIVDVTAVDGKALADWGDTSPPDPNARAARAPLALRDLGAPAAAAYATVPPGTTVAIIELSGRPATLPDPDGRAWAYVHWDRADGVYGWVPAAELDVVPSAGHRVRVVPVVDKQTPGLDRPWPELLADAAVARPEVEVDAADLLMLPEALGVRVPDPYTLVLEAADPTPSLVATSANRALRPTPREAVARRPRSWTRPETIVTSGPLHLTEHAQRDHLTLVRSPTYWNQADVALDRLTVLSIDDQAASANLYYTGACDAVTANHVPQSYLAALSTGNHGRPFRDYTVAPYLGSYFAIVNTQRFDNVHLRRALALALDRSRIATFLRGGEIAAASYTPGAPIASLSDEDLAACGVARTTPGVALVIERGALCYVPPRGLEFDPERARAELAIARREMGPRFPREVVYKFNVGFEAHKLVSEYLQAQWHGVLGIDVRLEQQEWQVFLNDTRALEYQLARLGWIGTAADPEVEFVRMWRCNGSNNRTGWCNPEFDRLLDLAATMTDPRARLAQVRAAEAILVDEAPIIPMFVYTQKNLRRPYVRGLPQNYIAQPPLWRAWRDPAWRTAPSTTPPPR from the coding sequence ATGACGCGCCCGCACCCTACCACGCTCGTCGCGCTCGTCGCGCTCGTCGCCGGCTGCGGGCTGCCGGATCGCGAGTACTTCGGCCCGGTGCCCACGGTCGACGATCCGCGGCACCTGCGCTGGTGCAACAGCGGCGAGCCCGACAGCCTCGACCCGGCCGAGGGCCAGAGCACGACGGTCACGCCGCTGATGTACGCGCTGTTCGACGGCCTGGTCATCTTCGGCGACGACGGCCTGCCCGAGCCCGGGTTCGCCGCGCGCTGGGAGGTCGACCCCGATCAGCGCCGCGTGACCTTCCACCTGCGGCCCGAGGCGCGCTGGTCCAACGGCCGGCCGCTGACCGCCTACGACGTCGCGTTCCAGGTGGTGCGCGTGCTGCACCCGGCCACCGCGTCGGTCAACGCCGACGCGCTCGACTGGATGAAGAACAACCTGGGCTACCTCGAGCAGCGCGTGCGGGTGCTGCTGCGGCCGAGCGGCGGCCTGCCGGCCGGGACGATCGTCGACGTCACCGCGGTCGACGGCAAGGCCCTGGCCGACTGGGGCGACACGTCGCCGCCCGATCCCAACGCCCGGGCCGCGCGGGCGCCGCTGGCCCTGCGCGACCTGGGCGCGCCCGCGGCCGCCGCCTACGCCACGGTGCCGCCGGGCACGACGGTGGCGATCATCGAGCTGTCGGGGCGCCCGGCCACGCTGCCCGATCCCGACGGCCGCGCCTGGGCCTACGTCCACTGGGATCGGGCCGACGGCGTCTACGGCTGGGTGCCCGCGGCCGAGCTCGACGTCGTGCCCAGCGCCGGCCATCGGGTCCGCGTGGTCCCGGTCGTCGACAAGCAGACGCCCGGGCTCGATCGCCCGTGGCCCGAGCTCCTCGCCGACGCGGCCGTGGCCCGGCCCGAGGTCGAGGTCGACGCCGCCGACCTGCTGATGTTGCCCGAGGCGCTGGGCGTGCGCGTGCCCGATCCGTACACGCTGGTGCTCGAGGCCGCCGATCCGACGCCGTCGCTGGTCGCGACCTCGGCCAACCGGGCGCTGCGCCCGACGCCGCGCGAGGCCGTGGCCCGGCGCCCGCGCAGCTGGACCCGGCCCGAGACGATCGTCACCTCGGGCCCGCTGCACCTGACCGAGCACGCGCAGCGCGATCATCTGACGCTGGTGCGGTCGCCGACCTACTGGAACCAGGCCGACGTCGCGCTCGATCGCCTGACCGTGCTGTCGATCGACGATCAGGCGGCGAGCGCGAACCTCTACTACACCGGCGCGTGCGACGCGGTCACCGCCAACCACGTGCCGCAGTCGTACCTGGCGGCGCTGTCGACCGGCAACCACGGCCGCCCGTTCCGCGACTACACGGTCGCGCCGTACCTGGGCTCGTACTTCGCGATCGTCAACACCCAGCGGTTCGACAACGTCCACCTGCGGCGCGCGCTGGCGCTGGCGCTCGATCGCTCGCGGATCGCGACGTTCCTGCGCGGCGGCGAGATCGCCGCGGCCAGCTACACGCCGGGCGCGCCGATCGCGAGCCTGTCCGACGAGGATCTCGCCGCGTGCGGCGTCGCCCGGACCACCCCGGGCGTCGCGCTGGTGATCGAGCGCGGCGCGCTGTGCTACGTGCCGCCGCGGGGGCTCGAGTTCGACCCCGAGCGCGCCCGCGCCGAGCTGGCGATCGCGCGGCGGGAGATGGGCCCGCGGTTCCCGCGCGAGGTCGTCTACAAGTTCAACGTCGGCTTCGAGGCCCACAAGCTGGTGAGCGAGTACCTCCAGGCCCAGTGGCACGGCGTGCTCGGCATCGACGTGCGCCTCGAGCAGCAGGAGTGGCAGGTCTTCCTCAACGACACCCGCGCGCTCGAGTACCAGCTCGCGCGGCTGGGCTGGATCGGCACCGCCGCCGATCCCGAGGTCGAGTTCGTGCGGATGTGGCGGTGCAACGGCTCGAACAACCGCACCGGCTGGTGCAACCCCGAGTTCGATCGGCTGCTCGACCTGGCCGCGACGATGACCGACCCGCGCGCGCGCCTGGCCCAGGTCCGCGCGGCCGAGGCGATCCTCGTCGACGAGGCGCCGATCATCCCGATGTTCGTCTACACCCAGAAGAACCTGCGGCGCCCGTACGTGCGCGGCCTGCCGCAGAACTACATCGCGCAGCCGCCGCTGTGGCGGGCCTGGCGCGATCCGGCGTGGCGCACGGCGCCGTCGACCACGCCGCCGCCGCGCTGA
- a CDS encoding YbaB/EbfC family nucleoid-associated protein: protein MSNKMPDMNALMRQAQQMQAKVAKAQEEVLTMTADGAAGGGMVTVTVNGAFDVTRIKIEKDVVDPTDIGMLEDLVMSAINAANARMREVTKAHMSKVMGGMNIPGMPGMF from the coding sequence ATGTCTAACAAGATGCCCGACATGAACGCGCTGATGCGCCAGGCTCAGCAGATGCAGGCCAAGGTGGCCAAGGCCCAGGAGGAGGTCCTGACGATGACCGCCGACGGCGCCGCCGGCGGTGGCATGGTCACGGTCACCGTCAACGGGGCCTTCGACGTCACCCGCATCAAGATCGAGAAGGACGTCGTCGATCCGACCGACATCGGCATGCTCGAGGACCTGGTCATGTCGGCGATCAACGCCGCCAACGCGCGCATGCGCGAGGTCACCAAGGCCCACATGAGCAAGGTCATGGGCGGCATGAACATCCCCGGCATGCCGGGCATGTTCTGA
- a CDS encoding ABC transporter permease, with the protein MLRLIVTRLLGGVAVLAAVATIAFLLLHAAPGGPFSSERRLQPAVERNIEERYHLRDPLWRQYARYMDGLAHGDLGHSMKRPETVGAIIKRHFPKSLTLGLMAIGFAAVFGTLLGVIAAARKNTWVDYAAMSVALVGISVPSLVLGPIAIRYLALELGWVPAARADGLIGYVVPAAVLGLVYAGTIARLARAGMLETLRADYIRTARAKGVSERGVVWRHGLRLGILPVVSYLGPATAGLISGSFVVEKIFQIPGLGFYFVDSVTSRDYPVLTGLLVFYVAFLVLFNLVVDIAYGWLDPRIRASELAS; encoded by the coding sequence GTGCTCCGCCTGATCGTGACTCGCCTGCTGGGGGGCGTCGCCGTGCTGGCCGCGGTCGCGACGATCGCGTTCTTGCTGCTGCACGCCGCGCCCGGCGGGCCGTTCTCGAGCGAGCGCCGCCTGCAGCCGGCGGTCGAGCGTAACATCGAGGAGCGCTACCACCTGCGCGATCCGCTGTGGCGGCAGTACGCGCGCTACATGGACGGCCTGGCCCACGGCGACCTCGGCCACTCGATGAAGCGGCCCGAGACCGTCGGCGCGATCATCAAGCGCCACTTCCCGAAGAGCCTCACGCTCGGGCTCATGGCGATCGGCTTCGCGGCGGTGTTCGGCACGCTCCTGGGCGTGATCGCGGCCGCGCGCAAGAACACCTGGGTCGACTACGCCGCGATGAGCGTGGCGCTGGTCGGCATCTCGGTGCCGTCGCTGGTGCTGGGGCCGATCGCGATCCGCTACCTCGCGCTCGAGCTGGGCTGGGTGCCGGCGGCCCGGGCCGACGGCTTGATCGGCTACGTCGTGCCGGCGGCGGTGCTGGGCCTGGTCTACGCCGGGACGATCGCGCGCCTGGCCCGGGCCGGCATGCTCGAGACCCTGCGGGCCGACTACATCCGGACCGCGCGCGCCAAGGGCGTGAGCGAGCGCGGCGTGGTCTGGCGCCACGGCCTGCGCCTCGGCATCTTGCCGGTGGTCAGCTACCTGGGCCCCGCCACCGCCGGGCTGATCAGCGGCTCGTTCGTCGTCGAGAAGATCTTCCAGATCCCGGGGCTCGGGTTCTACTTCGTCGACAGCGTCACCAGCCGCGACTACCCGGTGCTGACCGGGCTCTTGGTCTTCTACGTCGCGTTCCTGGTGCTGTTCAACCTCGTGGTCGACATCGCCTACGGCTGGCTCGATCCGCGCATCCGCGCCAGCGAGCTGGCCTCGTGA
- the dnaX gene encoding DNA polymerase III subunit gamma/tau codes for MAYLVLARKYRPATFSEVVGQEHVTRTLANAFATDRVHHAFLFCGPRGVGKTTLARILGKALNCEQGVSAEPCGQCSACTSIANGSSVDYYEMDGASNRGIDSIRELTEAVRYQPAVLRKKVYVIDEVHMLTTEAFNALLKTLEEPPPHVTFVLATTEPHKVPVTILSRCQRYDFKLVPSARLLAHLVRVFKAEGLDAEPAALSLIVRESGGSARDALSLSDQVISFVGAKAIREADVADVLGVADRALTRSIVSALAGGDAAAALTAVERAVERGVDEVQLARAIVRYLRDLAVLQAAPGATALVDASDDERAGLAEEAGQLARGRVTQMFERMLRACDDLGKTMQPRLVLDLALIDVATTEPLLPLGDLIDRLGDLERRLASGGGGGGGGGGGRVAAPRSAPAPAAPARGVRAASPDHPERPPPSTTERVPERIAPPPPPPDIADRTTERVPERIAPPPTPPAPPAPPARTSGIVVTEPKRAAPVGADPAARWNAVLDALEAKRRFATLGHYQHARVLAWRDDAIELGFSTDYEMGEMARGAEQIEIVRQTLAEVAGRAVAVAVRLLSSAESATTEARSTVEDAKAKAHAERQRREREAREHPMTRLVLETFGAQIKEIKTDV; via the coding sequence ATGGCCTACCTCGTCCTCGCGCGCAAGTACCGACCGGCGACCTTCTCGGAGGTCGTCGGCCAGGAGCACGTCACGCGCACGCTGGCCAACGCGTTCGCGACCGACCGCGTCCACCACGCGTTCCTGTTCTGCGGGCCGCGCGGGGTCGGCAAGACCACGCTGGCGCGCATCCTGGGCAAGGCCCTCAACTGCGAGCAGGGCGTCTCGGCCGAGCCGTGCGGCCAGTGCAGCGCGTGCACGAGCATCGCCAACGGCAGCTCGGTCGACTACTACGAGATGGACGGCGCCTCGAACCGCGGCATCGACTCGATCCGCGAGCTGACCGAGGCGGTGCGCTACCAGCCGGCGGTGCTGCGCAAGAAGGTCTACGTCATCGACGAAGTCCACATGCTCACCACCGAGGCGTTCAACGCCTTGCTCAAGACGCTCGAGGAGCCGCCGCCGCACGTCACGTTCGTGCTGGCGACGACCGAGCCGCACAAGGTGCCGGTGACGATCCTGTCGCGGTGCCAGCGCTACGACTTCAAGCTGGTGCCGAGCGCGCGCCTGCTCGCGCACCTGGTCCGGGTGTTCAAGGCCGAGGGCCTCGACGCCGAGCCGGCGGCGCTGTCGTTGATCGTGCGCGAGTCGGGCGGCTCGGCCCGCGACGCGCTGTCGCTGTCGGATCAGGTGATCTCGTTCGTCGGCGCCAAGGCGATCCGCGAGGCCGACGTGGCCGACGTGCTCGGCGTCGCCGACCGCGCGCTGACCCGCTCGATCGTCAGCGCCCTGGCCGGCGGCGACGCGGCCGCGGCCCTGACCGCGGTCGAGCGCGCGGTCGAGCGCGGCGTCGACGAGGTCCAGCTGGCGCGCGCGATCGTGCGCTACCTGCGCGACCTCGCCGTCTTGCAGGCGGCGCCGGGCGCGACCGCGCTGGTCGACGCCTCCGACGACGAGCGCGCCGGCCTGGCCGAGGAGGCGGGGCAGCTCGCGCGCGGCCGGGTCACCCAGATGTTCGAGCGGATGCTGCGGGCCTGCGACGACCTCGGCAAGACCATGCAGCCGCGGCTGGTGCTCGACCTCGCGCTGATCGACGTCGCCACGACCGAGCCGCTCCTGCCGCTCGGTGATCTGATCGATCGGCTCGGCGACCTCGAGCGCCGGCTCGCCAGCGGCGGCGGCGGCGGCGGTGGCGGTGGTGGTGGTCGCGTGGCCGCGCCGCGCTCCGCCCCGGCTCCGGCCGCGCCCGCCCGCGGCGTCCGGGCCGCGAGCCCCGATCACCCCGAGCGACCGCCGCCGTCGACGACCGAGCGCGTGCCCGAGCGGATCGCGCCGCCGCCGCCGCCGCCCGACATCGCCGATCGCACCACCGAGCGCGTGCCCGAGCGGATCGCGCCGCCGCCCACGCCGCCCGCGCCGCCCGCGCCGCCCGCGCGGACGTCCGGGATCGTCGTCACCGAGCCCAAGCGCGCCGCGCCGGTCGGCGCCGATCCCGCGGCCCGCTGGAACGCCGTGCTCGACGCGCTCGAGGCCAAGCGTCGGTTCGCCACGCTCGGTCACTACCAGCACGCGCGCGTGCTGGCGTGGCGCGACGACGCGATCGAGCTCGGGTTCTCGACCGACTACGAGATGGGCGAGATGGCGCGCGGGGCCGAGCAGATCGAGATCGTGCGCCAGACCCTGGCCGAGGTCGCGGGCCGCGCGGTCGCGGTGGCGGTGCGGCTCTTGTCGTCGGCCGAGAGCGCGACCACCGAGGCGCGCTCGACCGTCGAGGACGCCAAGGCCAAGGCCCACGCCGAGCGCCAGCGCCGCGAGCGCGAGGCGCGCGAACACCCGATGACGCGACTGGTGCTCGAGACCTTCGGGGCCCAGATCAAGGAGATCAAGACCGATGTCTAA
- a CDS encoding EamA family transporter produces MATIDGRARAVVTLVVVGLLWSTAGVLIKYVAWPPAAIWGLRSAIAATTLIAIYRPSWRGVTRTEWASAVALAATTGLFVLANKWTTAANAILIQYSAPAWAALLAAVLIGERASRIDWITIGLALVGVSLFFRDQLALDHVAGNFVALGAGVCFATNVVLLRKIARTPDGTSSALRAMILGHVVAAVLGGPFVLTAPALPASGWAAMAALGLLQQTAPTMLYAWAIRRVTAVEGLLIPMIEPIVSPLWVFLLFAERPGLWALVGGAVVVGAVTMRGLAPARG; encoded by the coding sequence ATGGCCACGATCGACGGACGCGCGCGCGCGGTCGTGACGCTGGTGGTCGTGGGCCTCCTGTGGTCGACCGCCGGCGTGCTGATCAAGTACGTCGCGTGGCCGCCCGCGGCGATCTGGGGCCTGCGCTCGGCGATCGCCGCGACCACGCTGATCGCGATCTACCGGCCGTCGTGGCGGGGCGTGACCCGGACCGAGTGGGCGTCGGCGGTGGCGCTGGCGGCGACCACGGGCCTGTTCGTGCTCGCGAACAAGTGGACCACCGCCGCCAACGCGATCCTGATCCAGTACTCGGCCCCGGCCTGGGCGGCGCTCCTCGCGGCGGTGCTGATCGGCGAGCGCGCCAGCCGCATCGACTGGATCACGATCGGGCTGGCGCTGGTGGGCGTGTCGCTGTTCTTCCGCGATCAGCTCGCGCTCGATCACGTCGCCGGCAACTTCGTCGCGCTCGGCGCGGGCGTCTGCTTCGCGACCAACGTGGTCCTGCTGCGCAAGATCGCGCGCACGCCCGACGGCACGTCCTCGGCGCTGCGCGCGATGATCCTGGGCCACGTCGTCGCCGCGGTGCTCGGCGGGCCGTTCGTGCTGACCGCGCCGGCGCTGCCGGCCTCGGGCTGGGCGGCGATGGCGGCGCTGGGCCTCCTGCAGCAGACCGCGCCGACGATGCTGTACGCGTGGGCGATCCGGCGCGTGACCGCGGTCGAGGGCCTGCTGATCCCGATGATCGAGCCGATCGTGTCGCCGCTCTGGGTCTTCCTCCTGTTCGCCGAGCGCCCGGGCCTGTGGGCGCTGGTCGGCGGCGCGGTGGTCGTGGGCGCGGTCACGATGCGCGGCCTGGCCCCCGCCCGCGGCTAG
- a CDS encoding ABC transporter permease, with translation MARSAHPRQRAGLVTGPPSLTGAAWRRLRANRMAFACLILFAVITAACFLGPTVCGWFGLDATTLDLELLAAPPSTAHPLGTDSLGRDLLVRVLIGGRIALVVGVTATVVALVIGVTWGAVAGYAGGRVDAVMMRIVDVLYGFPTIVFVVVIRAVFDTRSLVSLFALIGAISWLTMARIVRGQVLSLRHQEFVEAARAIGASPARILVRHVIPGTLGTVVVYATVLIPQTMLVETFLSFIGLGVQAPLASWGTLVTEGSTQVAVSPWVLAGPGVAMGLTIFALNFLGDGLRDALDPQTR, from the coding sequence CTGGCTCGATCCGCGCATCCGCGCCAGCGAGCTGGCCTCGTGACGGGGCCCCCCTCGCTCACCGGGGCCGCCTGGCGGCGGCTGCGCGCCAACCGCATGGCGTTCGCGTGCCTGATCCTGTTCGCGGTGATCACCGCGGCGTGCTTCCTGGGCCCGACCGTGTGCGGCTGGTTCGGGCTCGACGCGACCACGCTCGACCTCGAGCTCCTGGCGGCGCCGCCGTCGACCGCGCACCCGCTGGGCACCGACAGCCTCGGCCGCGACCTGCTGGTGCGGGTGCTGATCGGCGGCCGCATCGCGCTCGTCGTCGGCGTCACCGCGACGGTCGTGGCGCTGGTCATCGGCGTGACCTGGGGCGCCGTCGCGGGCTACGCCGGCGGCCGCGTCGACGCGGTCATGATGCGCATCGTCGACGTGCTCTACGGGTTCCCGACGATCGTCTTCGTCGTCGTGATCCGCGCGGTCTTCGACACGCGCAGCCTGGTGTCGCTGTTCGCGCTGATCGGCGCGATCTCGTGGCTGACGATGGCGCGGATCGTCCGCGGCCAGGTGCTGTCGCTGCGGCACCAGGAGTTCGTCGAGGCGGCCCGGGCCATCGGCGCCAGCCCGGCGCGGATCCTGGTCCGCCACGTCATCCCCGGCACGCTCGGCACGGTCGTGGTCTACGCCACGGTGCTGATCCCGCAGACGATGCTGGTCGAGACGTTCCTGTCGTTCATCGGGCTCGGCGTGCAGGCGCCGCTGGCCTCGTGGGGGACGCTCGTCACCGAGGGCTCGACCCAGGTCGCGGTGTCGCCGTGGGTGCTGGCCGGGCCCGGCGTCGCGATGGGCCTGACGATCTTCGCGCTCAACTTCCTGGGCGACGGCCTGCGCGACGCGCTCGACCCGCAGACCCGGTGA
- a CDS encoding AarF/ABC1/UbiB kinase family protein, whose amino-acid sequence MRRLGYAIHILWVGLIVFGFVLGYGLVRLGLLLGLCWSGARRRRAVARWNGWTLRRMLETLGASFIKMGQVMSTRPDLFAAETIDQLRHLQDRLPAFGFAKVKRTIEEDTGAPLADTYAEFDERPVAAASVAQVHRARLRGGREVAVKVLRPNVRRQVERDGALLMFGARIIALHPTLRRSDPVGHTREFVAAIHDQTDLRIEAENYRHFHANFATWTTVKFPEVLAPSTERVLTMEFIRGTKIDAQPADKLPLAEVVRRCMFQMCFDDGFLHADLHPGNMLVDEAGRLVLFDVGLAKHLHEDVLIQFIDMGKCLTMGTPGDLVAHLRRFHTYMGDVDWDALAKDVEVFALKFRAQNAAALDYGQLFNEMFAIGRRYNVRPVTDMTLVLVAMVTSQGIGTMLDPDVNVFAHVAQHLVPVLMRRNERVPDTAAARAARPAE is encoded by the coding sequence GTGCGGCGGCTCGGCTACGCGATCCACATCCTGTGGGTCGGCCTGATCGTGTTCGGGTTCGTGCTGGGCTACGGCCTGGTGCGGCTCGGCCTGCTGCTCGGCCTGTGCTGGAGCGGCGCGCGGCGGCGGCGGGCGGTCGCGCGCTGGAACGGCTGGACGCTGCGGCGCATGCTCGAGACGCTCGGCGCGTCCTTCATCAAGATGGGCCAGGTGATGAGCACCCGGCCCGATCTGTTCGCGGCCGAGACCATCGACCAGCTCAGGCACCTGCAGGATCGCCTGCCGGCGTTCGGGTTCGCCAAGGTCAAGCGCACGATCGAGGAGGACACCGGCGCGCCGCTGGCCGACACCTACGCCGAGTTCGACGAGCGGCCGGTCGCGGCGGCGTCGGTGGCGCAGGTCCACCGCGCCCGGCTGCGCGGCGGCCGCGAGGTCGCGGTCAAGGTGCTGCGCCCCAACGTGCGGCGCCAGGTCGAGCGCGACGGCGCGCTGCTGATGTTCGGCGCGCGGATCATCGCGCTGCACCCCACGCTGCGCCGCAGCGATCCGGTCGGCCACACCCGCGAGTTCGTCGCCGCGATCCACGATCAGACCGACCTGCGGATCGAGGCCGAGAACTATCGCCACTTCCACGCCAACTTCGCGACCTGGACCACGGTCAAGTTCCCCGAGGTGCTGGCGCCGTCGACCGAGCGCGTCCTGACGATGGAGTTCATCCGCGGCACCAAGATCGACGCCCAGCCCGCCGACAAGCTGCCGCTGGCCGAGGTCGTGCGGCGGTGCATGTTCCAGATGTGCTTCGACGACGGGTTCCTCCACGCCGACCTGCACCCCGGCAACATGCTCGTCGACGAGGCCGGCCGGCTGGTGCTGTTCGACGTCGGCCTGGCCAAGCACCTGCACGAGGACGTGCTGATCCAGTTCATCGACATGGGCAAGTGCCTGACGATGGGCACGCCCGGCGATCTGGTCGCGCACCTGCGCCGGTTCCACACGTACATGGGCGACGTCGACTGGGACGCGCTGGCCAAGGACGTCGAGGTGTTCGCGCTGAAGTTCCGGGCCCAGAACGCCGCGGCGCTCGACTACGGCCAGCTCTTCAACGAGATGTTCGCGATCGGCCGGCGCTACAACGTCCGGCCGGTGACCGACATGACGCTGGTGCTGGTGGCGATGGTGACGTCGCAGGGCATCGGCACGATGCTCGACCCCGACGTCAACGTCTTCGCCCACGTCGCCCAGCACCTGGTGCCGGTGCTGATGCGACGCAACGAGCGCGTGCCCGACACCGCGGCCGCGCGGGCCGCCCGGCCGGCCGAGTAG
- the recR gene encoding recombination protein RecR, with product MAVDPIQRLVRELARLPGIGEKSASRLAMHLVRAPKPQVRDLAQALIDATEQIGLCSICMTLTAEDPCRLCADTRRDVELLCVVAQPSDVIAIERGGHYRGRYHVLHGVLAPLDGIGPDDLRIAELVRRLAPSDGPQVAELIVATAPTVEGEATAMYLARLIKPLGVRVTRIATGLPVGGDLEYSDQATIGRALAGRTAL from the coding sequence ATGGCCGTCGATCCCATCCAGCGACTCGTGCGCGAGCTGGCGCGCCTGCCTGGCATCGGCGAGAAGTCGGCGTCGCGGCTGGCGATGCACCTGGTGCGCGCGCCCAAGCCGCAGGTCCGCGATCTCGCGCAGGCGCTGATCGACGCGACCGAGCAGATCGGCCTGTGCTCGATCTGCATGACCCTGACCGCCGAGGATCCGTGCCGGCTGTGCGCCGACACCCGGCGCGACGTCGAGCTCCTGTGCGTGGTCGCGCAGCCGTCGGACGTGATCGCGATCGAGCGCGGCGGCCACTACCGCGGCCGCTACCACGTGCTGCACGGCGTGCTGGCGCCGCTCGACGGCATCGGCCCCGACGACCTGCGCATCGCCGAGCTGGTGCGGCGCCTGGCGCCGAGCGATGGCCCGCAGGTCGCCGAGCTGATCGTCGCGACCGCGCCGACGGTCGAGGGCGAGGCGACCGCGATGTACCTGGCCCGGCTGATCAAGCCGCTGGGCGTGCGCGTCACCCGCATCGCCACCGGCCTGCCGGTCGGCGGCGATCTCGAGTACAGCGACCAGGCCACGATCGGCCGGGCGCTGGCGGGCCGCACCGCGCTGTGA
- a CDS encoding phytanoyl-CoA dioxygenase family protein, which yields MPRQATFARDGVVQVLGAVAPDEVAALRASVWATLAAHGLERDDPRTWRPGGGLGLVEIAGALRPGPAAVDVLWAIGRAPAFATLPAALTRAVDDVFGIGRWAPVDDQHGGLAAPNFPSGARAWAVPHAAWHVDEPTAASQAMAWGLLAFLFLDDVAPGGGATVAVAGSHRWLGAVATARAGRAPPELVTTEVALAARAGRAPTELVTTDVALAALGRDAPELAGLCRPDGERPALEAPYRARGVELRVVELTGAPGDLVLMDPRLLHTVSANVSTRARLTMRLVCARQA from the coding sequence GTGCCGCGGCAGGCGACGTTCGCGCGCGACGGCGTGGTCCAGGTCCTCGGCGCGGTGGCGCCCGACGAGGTCGCGGCGCTGCGCGCGAGCGTGTGGGCGACGCTGGCGGCGCACGGGCTCGAGCGCGACGACCCGCGCACCTGGAGGCCTGGCGGCGGGCTCGGGCTGGTCGAGATCGCGGGCGCGCTGCGGCCGGGCCCCGCCGCCGTCGACGTGCTGTGGGCGATCGGCCGGGCCCCGGCGTTCGCGACGTTGCCGGCGGCGCTCACCCGCGCGGTCGACGACGTCTTCGGGATCGGCCGCTGGGCGCCGGTCGACGATCAGCACGGCGGCCTGGCCGCGCCGAACTTCCCGAGCGGTGCGCGGGCGTGGGCCGTGCCGCACGCGGCCTGGCACGTCGACGAGCCGACCGCCGCGAGCCAGGCGATGGCGTGGGGGCTGCTAGCGTTCCTGTTCCTCGACGACGTCGCGCCCGGCGGCGGCGCGACCGTCGCGGTCGCCGGCTCGCACCGATGGCTGGGCGCGGTCGCGACCGCGCGCGCCGGTCGGGCGCCACCGGAGCTGGTGACCACCGAGGTCGCGCTGGCCGCGCGCGCCGGTCGGGCGCCGACGGAGCTCGTGACCACCGACGTCGCGCTGGCCGCGCTCGGCCGCGACGCGCCGGAACTCGCGGGGTTGTGCCGGCCCGATGGCGAGCGTCCCGCGCTCGAGGCGCCCTACCGCGCGCGCGGGGTCGAGCTGCGGGTCGTCGAGCTCACCGGCGCGCCGGGCGACCTCGTGCTGATGGATCCGCGGCTCTTGCACACGGTGTCGGCCAACGTGTCGACGCGCGCGCGGCTGACCATGCGGCTGGTGTGCGCGCGGCAGGCCTGA